A DNA window from Arachis duranensis cultivar V14167 chromosome 3, aradu.V14167.gnm2.J7QH, whole genome shotgun sequence contains the following coding sequences:
- the LOC107478844 gene encoding casein kinase 1-like protein 1: MEPRVANKFRLGRKIGAGSFGEIYLGTNVQTNEEVAIKLENVNTRHPQLLYESKLYRILQGGTGIPNIKWFGVEGEYNVLVMDLLGPSLEDLFNFCSRKLSLKTVLMLADQMINRVEFIHSKSFLHRDLKPDNFLMGLGRRANQVYCIDFGLAKKYRDSTTHQHIPYRENKNLTGTARYASMNTHLGIEQSRRDDLESLGFVLMYFLRGSLPWQGLRAGTKKQKYEKISEKKVTTSIEALCRGYPTEFASYFHYCRSLRFDDRPDYAYLKRIFRDLFIREGFQFDYVFDWTILKYQQSQLATPPARASAPNAGTSSGMPPPVTNAADRQTGGEEGRPPGLVSVDSRRIISGPILNSVTSLKQKNAVIPDSAVSKDAMLSSTNILGQSSGSRRVAAGSRETFAGVELDPRTRMAEASPGAANRVSSVRKSSPIRSLDPKKVVSSAKGASHVKNYESTVKGMERLQLEDDERAP, encoded by the exons ATGGAACCTCGCGTTGCGAATAAGTTTCGGCTTGGCAGGAAGATCGGTGCCGGTTCTTTCGGCGAGATTTATTTAG gTACTAATGTTCAAACTAACGAGGAAGTTGCAATTAAGCTT GAAAATGTCAACACAAGACATCCTCAGTTGCTGTATGAGTCCAAGTTGTACAGGATTCTCCAGGGAGGAA CTGGTATTCCTAATATCAAATGGTTTGGAGTAGAGGGAGAATACAATGTTCTAGTGATGGATCTCCTTGGACCTAGTCTAGAAGATCTATTCAACTTCTGTAGTAGAAAGCTCTCGCTAAAGACAGTTCTCATGCTTGCTGATCAAATG ATCAACCGTGTTGAGTTTATTCATTCTAAATCATTTCTACATCGGGATCTCAAACCAGATAATTTCCTCATGGGATTGGGAAGGCGGGCTAACCAG GTTTACTGTATTGATTTTGGATTGGCAAAGAAATACAGAGATAGTACAACTCACCAACACATTCCTTACAG GGAAAATAAGAATTTGACCGGAACAGCAAGATATGCTAGCATGAATACTCACCTTGGCATTG AGCAAAGTCGAAGAGATGATTTAGAATCTCTTGGTTTTGTCTTGATGTACTTCCTGAGAGGAAG TCTCCCTTGGCAAGGACTTAGAGCAGGAACCAAGAAACAGAAGTATGAGAAAATCAGTGAAAAAAAAGTCACTACCTCAATAGAG GCCTTGTGTCGAGGTTATCCAACAGAATTTGCATCATACTTCCATTACTGCCGCTCTTTAAGGTTTGATGATAGGCCAGATTATGCTTACCTGAAGAGAATATTCCGTGACCTGTTTATTCGTGAAG GATTTCAGTTTGATTATGTGTTTGACTGGACCATCTTGAAGTATCAGCAATCACAACTAGCCACTCCACCAGCGCGTGCTTCT GCTCCTAATGCTGGAACTAGTTCTGGAATGCCTCCGCCTGTGACCAACGCTGCTGATAGGCAGACAG GAGGGGAAGAAGGAAGACCCCCTGGCCTGGTTTCTGTGGATTCAAGGCGAATAATATCAGGGCCCATTTTAAATTCTGTAACTTCTTTAAAGCAGAAAAATGCGGTCATCCCTGATTCTGCTGTTAGTAAGGATGCTATG TTATCTAGCACCAATATCTTGGGCCAGTCAAGTGGATCAAGGCGAGTTGCTGCTGGCAGCCGTGAGACTTTTGCTGGTGTCGAATTGGATCCTCGTACGCGTATGGCAGAGGCTAGCCCCGGAGCAGCAAACAGAGTTTCAAGTGTGCGAAAAAGTTCACCTATTAGGTCTTTAGACCCCAAGAAAGTAGTATCATCAGCTAAAGGTGCTTCCCATGTCAAGAATTATGAAAGTACAGTTAAGGGTATGGAGCGTTTGCAGTTAGAAGATGATGAGAGGGCCCCTTAA